The Bombus pascuorum chromosome 9, iyBomPasc1.1, whole genome shotgun sequence genome has a window encoding:
- the LOC132910343 gene encoding putative fatty acyl-CoA reductase CG5065, which produces MTTDVGAKTRSKERASIAAFYGGRNIFVTGGTGFLGKVLIEKLLRSCPDVGEIFILMRPKAGLSIDDRLRKMLELPLFDRLKKERPSNLKKLIPVRGDTSVEGLGLGPVERRTITERVSVIFHVAANVRFIEDLRKDIFSNVRSTRDVCILAGAMKNLVALLHVSTAYAHVDKPVIDEVLYPALTDWRSAIRMTESLDEQTVQIFTSKYLGSMPNTYTFTKRLAEQVISDYSKDLPSVIFRPSIVISTIEDPMPGWLDNFNGPVGMMVGGAKGILRVVRLEPNVAANFLPIDLAIKIMLTAAWKRGLETITKDPSVYVYNGSSHQIHRTTSKELVKMGLRLNEETPLEGVIWYPRTILTSNRLLHYVLTLLTHVLPALIIDETLNATGRRRMLMKIQKTIYSSVTQLSIFLHNEWCFLNSKMLNILTTQVPPAEREIFGYDYHHFNVEQYFKNCLIGAKRYLLKEDLTRLKQAKRYYDRMKWFDRIFSAWLIVMTIWILYSRNIFVLS; this is translated from the exons ATGACT ACAGACGTCGGTGCAAAGACCAGGTCGAAGGAACGTGCCTCGATAGCCGCGTTTTACGGTGGCCGGAATATTTTCGTGACTGGCGGCACTGGGTTTCTGGGAAAAGTGTTGATCGAGAAGCTGCTGAGATCCTGTCCCGATGTTGGAGAGATATTCATATTGATGCGACCAAAAGCCGGACTGTCAATCGACGATAGATTGAGGAAAATGCTCGAGTTGCCG CTGTTCGACAgactgaaaaaagaaaggccATCCAACTTGAAGAAGTTGATTCCGGTTCGCGGTGACACGAGCGTCGAGGGCTTGGGTTTAGGACCGGTGGAAAGGCGAACGATCACCGAACGAGTTTCCGTGATTTTTCACGTAGCCGCGAACGTTCGATTCATCGAGGATCTAAGAAAGGATATATTCTCGAACGTTCGCTCGACCAGAGACGTTTGCATTCTTGCGGGAGCTATGAAAAACTTGGTG GCATTATTACACGTTAGCACCGCATACGCGCATGTTGACAAGCCGGTAATCGACGAAGTTTTATATCCCGCTTTAACAGACTGGAGAAGCGCTATACGAATGACAGAATCTCTAGATGAACAGACAGTGCAAATATTTACTTCCAA GTACTTGGGTTCGATGCCAAACACGTACACGTTCACCAAGCGACTGGCAGAGCAGGTCATAAGCGATTACTCGAAAGATTTGCCTAGCGTAATTTTTCGACCGTCGATAG TGATATCAACGATCGAGGATCCTATGCCCGGCTGGCTGGACAACTTCAATGGACCCGTGGGTATGATGGTCGGTGGTGCAAAGGGAATATTGCGAGTAGTTCGTTTAGAACCGAACGTAGCCGCCAATTTTCTTCCTATTGATTTAGCCATTAAAATTATGTTGACAGCCGCGTGGAAACGAGGATTAGAAAC GATAACCAAGGATCCGAGCGTTTACGTCTATAACGGCAGCTCCCATCAGATCCATCGCACCACTAGCAAAGAATTGGTCAAAATGGGATTGAGGCTAAACGAAGAAACGCCGCTCGAAGGAGTCATCTGGTACCCCCGAACCATCTTAACGTCGAATCGTCTTCttcattacgttttaacgttgtTGACCCACGTGCTGCCAGCCTTGATCATCGACGAAACTCTTAATGCGACGGGTCGTCGACGCAT GCTAATGAAAATTCAGAAGACGATTTACTCCAGCGTCACACAATTAAGTATCTTCTTACACAACGAGTGGTGTTTTCTCAACTCCAAaatgttgaatattttaacgacACAAGTGCCACCGGCAGAGCGAGAAATCTTCGGCTACGATTATCATCATTTCAACGTGGAACAATACTTTAA gAATTGTTTGATCGGAGCGAAACGTTATCTCTTAAAGGAGGATTTGACTCGATTAAAGCAGGCGAAACGATATTACGACAG GATGAAGTGGTTCGATAGAATATTCAGCGCTTGGTTAATCGTGATGACAATATGGATACTTTACagtcgaaatattttcgtacTTTCTTAA
- the LOC132910325 gene encoding uncharacterized protein LOC132910325, with protein sequence MTNINAVSVPRNQNISLNSTGFRLSNGIENVIEKIENLRLTHDTVDQSKEICGFDACRTKHSVRRIPGCQMSNNNDIYDCDHDHDRENDRNDLIERGPIKSQFCSLTRSQPYWTSVEQPRNFQANETVPIDYDKTAEQILRDKECSEKLNACLDQLQDLERTSCTYDSNARDEDTSQVYSLRKDFSSTPSAIVGNALSDDLLLLENVLCGAFQAAQQVTKKSFLRSQETVETFFDTCLTDGNTIVSSSESRESSRTHSPALPISTQSSGRSQPKTNHSPIGSPRITVTSTCRPAQIFSCSSSCSPSSSSQSYGDTSSPNSSFTYQTTAGSQIEERFKQDFENFQFWRLDGDTVVSNTIVNDIDDNELWSQVMDELVSNLNGEKGKVGEAYLQDPSKVENATNTITFQTNTLQQVRHSSNRDNVPNEGVTVAKPVSWSDISYSPVSRTNIPQEDTQKIETTDNPINAPLLSNYTKYDKSYGTLVKQRSAETISTKDDIHQERDFSQLFHSFGDSSPTVDATVATNFSFDDFTTKGLSMSPKDDYQIPKMVASFENHSQQRCFNNSDQNTIPWSSLNLPSVKASEKLKEKLDPQEVKKAMISLLKRPAKELAKQDKDGDTKLMCLVGNPNELVQKMAYLVPLVERMSTITGALTITNNRGDDALYLAALNCPQFPFVAGYLAATMLEKGIDFSQRLYHTRGDTLIHSIAAQGDSHEEILAELLALRTIQGNRLFDLSKRNYDGRTALHIAIESHIPFTKGITSLETITLLLKYGADPRIKETKYGNNALHMAVSLDCDPVLVKLLLDTWASDLVNAVNYNHDTALHAVAAMSTNVSFDRQKEVCWLLVQAGGHTNLPNREGKTPSDLVSTDRKEAIREIFQKRS encoded by the exons ATGACGAATATCAACGCAGTGTCTGTACCTCGGAACCAAAATATCTCATTAAATTCCACTGGTTTTCGCTTGTCGAATGGGATCGAAAATGTAATCGAGAAGATTGAGAATCTTCGGCTTACTCACGACACAGTCGATCAATCAAAGGAAATATGCGGTTTCGACGCGTGTCGGACAAAACACAGCGTACGAAGAATCCCCGGTTGTCAAATGTCGAACAATAACGACATCTACGACTGCGATCATGACCATGATAGGGAGAACGATCGAAACGATCTGATTGAACGGGGGCCGATTAAATCGCAATTTTGTTCGCTGACTCGCAGTCAACCTTACTGGACGAGCGTCGAACAGCCTCGGAATTTTCAAGCAAATGAAACAGTTCCGATCGATTACGATAAAACTGCGGAACAAATTCTACGTGATAAAGAATGTAGTGAAAAATTGAACGCTTGTCTCGATCAATTACAAGATTTGGAGAGAACAAGCTGCACTTACGATAGTAACGCTAGAGATGAAGATACATCGCAAGTCTATAGTTTAAGGAAGGAT ttttcttcgaCTCCATCGGCGATCGTCGGGAACGCTTTAAGCGACGACTTGTTATTATTGGAGAATGTGCTATGCGGAGCTTTTCAAGCGGCCCAACAAGTAACAAAGAAGAGTTTCCTTCGTTCGCAGGAAACGGTGGAAACTTTCTTCGATACTTGTTTGACCGATGGTAATACGATCGTTTCCAGTTCTGAGAGCCGTGAATCGAGCCGCACTCACTCACCGGCTTTACCTATATCTACACAATCTTCGGGAAGATCGCAACCAAAGACGAATCACAGCCCAATCGGCTCTCCTCGG ATCACCGTCACATCAACGTGCAGACCGGCGCAAATTTTCTCCTGTTCTTCAAGTTGCTCGCCTTCTTCTTCGAGTCAGTCGTACGGTGACACATCAAGTCCGAACAGTTCGTTTACGTATCAGACGACAGCCGGTTCGCAAATCGAGGAACGATTCAAACAggatttcgaaaatttccagTTTTGGAGGCTCGATGGCGACACTGTCGTCTCCAACACCATAGTAAATGATATCGACGATAATGAACTGTGGTCGCAAGTGATGGATGAGCTAGTGAGTAATTTAAACGGAGAAAAAGGCAAAGTGGGAGAAGCATATTTGCAGGACCCTTCGAAAGTGGAAAACGCCACGAATACGATTACCTTCCAAACCAATACTTTGCAGCAAGTCCGACACTCTTCGAATCGCGATAATGTTCCCAACGAAGGTGTAACGGTTGCGAAACCTGTATCTTGGTCCGACATATCATATTCTCCGGTATCACGAACTAACATTCCTCAGGAAGATACCCAGAAGATCGAAACGACTGATAATCCTATAAACGCGCCTTTGCTTTCGAATTAcacaaaatatgataaaagttACGGAACTCTAGTTAAACAACGTTCGGCAGAAACAATCAGTACGAAGGACGACATTCATCAAGAGCGTGATTTCTCCCAGTTGTTTCATTCGTTTGGTGATTCCTCTCCAACCGTGGACGCGACTGTCGCTACCAATTTCAGCTTTGATGATTTTACCACGAAAGGCTTATCAATGAGTCCTAAAGACGATTATCAAATCCCAAAAATGGTTGCTTCGTTCGAAAATCATTCTCAGCAACGCTG TTTTAACAATTCTGATCAAAATACGATACCCTGGTCATCCTTAAATTTGCCATCTGTAAAAGCAagcgaaaaattgaaagaaaaattggatcCGCAAGAAGTGAAGAAGGCTATGATTAGTTTGCTTAAACGGCCGGCAAAAGAACTAGCCAAACAGGACAAAGATGGAGATAC AAAACTGATGTGTCTGGTTGGCAATCCGAACGAACTTGTTCAAAAGATGGCCTATTTGGTACCGCTCGTAGAACGTATGAGTACAATCACGGGAGCTTTAACGATTACGAACAATCGCGGTGATGATGCGCTTTATTTGGCTGCTCTGAATTGTCCACAATTTCCGTTTGTTGCTGGTTATTTAGCTGCGACTATGTTGGAAAAAGGAATCGACTTCAGTCAACGATTGTATCATACTCGA GGAGACACACTGATACACTCGATTGCGGCACAAGGGGATTCTCATGAAGAAATTTTAGCTGAATTGTTGGCTTTGAGAACCATCCAAGGGAACCGGCTATTTGACCTATCGAAACGTAACTATGATG GTAGAACAGCGCTCCACATTGCAATCGAATCGCATATACCATTTACAAAAGGAATCACGTCATTGGAAACGATAACACTACTGTTAAAATACGGAGCAGATCCTAgaatcaaagaaacaaaatatggGAACAATGCGTTACATATGGCGGTTTCTTTGGATTGCGATCCTGTTCTTGTAAAG TTATTACTGGATACTTGGGCTTCTGATTTGGTGAACGCCGTCAATTACAATCACGATACAGCGCTGCACGCAGTAGCAGCTATGTCGACCAACGTTTCCTTCGACAGGCAGAAGGAAGTGTGTTGGCTATTGGTTCAGGCCGGAGGCCACACGAATTTACCGAATCGTGAAGGAAAAACACCATCAGACCTTGTTTCCACGGACAGGAAGGAAGCTATCAGAGAGATTTTTCAGAAGAGGTCTTAA
- the LOC132910339 gene encoding uncharacterized protein LOC132910339: MKTISTVMSSCALLLITAASNISKQCKIHEMTTVDCHCIGSEEFFLPEGYNYENVTTIQIASCNIANLHFSSLTEASQITEIIVQNISERLIFELFLTSKRLKRLKLSRIGRIPLISRDTFVRLKSIETLRIEDTRINNFAERFTDIAITNFSMINVTIERIDQLSFSAKGGTLHIKNSEFQNVTGSLNFAYFSTVEILHSKFQLNKPGYILIEGDIVYIENCVFSNSSANVVAAESIRINDTCADGKSSMRLSSNNIKSVNNRLPTEIIYTKNKDESEHFFSRNNTVCIAGNCKCPKSSGQSAQLVSLFLAYTFQFFLPIVILLSILP; this comes from the exons ATGAAGACAATATCGACAGTGATGAGTAGTTGCGCGCTATTACTGATAACAGCTGCAAGTAATATTAGCAAACAATGCAAGATTCATGAAATGACGACAGTCGATTGCCATTGCATTGGAAGTGAG GAATTTTTCCTGCCAGAAGGATACAACTATGAAAATGTGACGACTATACAAATCGCGTCCTGCAACATCGCGAATCTTCATTTCTCCAGTTTAACGGAAGCGAGTCAAATTACGGAAATTATCGTGCAAAATATTAGTGAACGTTTgatctttgaattatttttaacatcaAAAAGATTGAAACGACTCAAGTTGTCGAGAATTGGGCGAATACCATTAATTAGTCGTGACACGTTCGTTAGACTTAAAAGCATTGAAACGCTTCGTATTGAAGACACGCGGATTAATAATTTCGCGGAACGATTCACCGACATAGCGATAACCAACTTTTCGATGATCAATGTTACGATCGAACGTATCGATCAGCTTAGTTTCTCGGCAAAGGGTGGAACTCTACACATTAAAAATagtgaatttcaaaatgttacaGGTTCGTTGAATTTCGCTTATTTCTCAACTGTAGAGATTCTTCATTCCAAGTTTCAATTGAATAAACCGGGTTATATATTGATCGAAGGTGATATTGTCTATATCGAGAACTGTGTTTTTTCCAATTCGAGCGCAAACGTAGTTGCGGCAGAAAGCATTAGGATAAATGATACTTGCGCAGATGGGAAAAGCTCTATGAGACTCTcatcgaataatattaaaagcgtAAACAATCGATTGCCTACTGAAATCATTTATACCAAGAATAAAGACGAATCAGAGCATTTTTTCAGTCGAAATAATACAGTCTGTATTGCCGGAAATTGCAAATGTCCGAAAAGCAGTGGTCAGAGTGCGCAGTTAGTAAGCCTGTTTCTGGCATAtactttccaatttttcttacCAATCGTTATTTTGTTATCGATACTACCTTAA